In a single window of the Osmerus eperlanus chromosome 2, fOsmEpe2.1, whole genome shotgun sequence genome:
- the LOC134011865 gene encoding somatostatin receptor type 5-like has product MSFSDPLTEDLNLSSAMYSPVTNMSLNSSEVDSEPFWGGSTVVTAVVSFIVFMVGLLGNTLAIYVVLRYAKMKTVTNMYILNLALADEIYILGIPMLTTQNVLSYWPFGEFLCRVVMIVDTMSQFTSTFCLTVMSIDRYLAVVHPIRSAKWRRPRVAKVINSMVWVVSFLVVLPVTIYSGVQDKFKSCNMSWPDPQKVWSAAFILYTAILGFFTPLLIICVCYLLILLKVRSAGARAGLTKRRRSERKVTRMVVIIVVVFVFCWLPFFITNIVNLVVPIPETSLMAGVYFFQVTLTYVNSCANPLLYGFLSDNFKQSFRKVLCIHKANGVGSLDTSRPRTEPLFMSRDHTQGFNGHMQMNQCVQLNTCNTVKTELLPLESPVIGQSTL; this is encoded by the exons ATGAGTTTCTCCGATCCTCTAACAGAGGATCTCAACCTGTCCTCAGCCATGTACTCTCCCGTCACCAACATGTCCCTCAACTCCTCTGAGGTGGACAGTGAGCCCTTCTGGGGCGGCAGCACCGTGGTCACAGCCGTCGTCTCGTTCATCGTCTTCATGGTGGGTCTCCTTGGCAACACGCTGGCCATCTACGTGGTTCTGCGTTACGCCAAGATGAAAACTGTCACCAACATGTACATTCTCAACCTGGCCCTGGCTGACGAAATCTACATCTTGGGCATCCCCATGCTCACCACTCAAAACGTGCTCTCCTATTGGCCTTTTGGAGAGTTCCTATGCCGGGTAGTCATGATAGTGGACACCATGAGTCAGTTCACCAGCACCTTCTGTCTGACGGTGATGTCCATCGACCGTTATCTGGCGGTGGTGCATCCCATCCGGAGTGCCAAGTGGCGTCGTCCAAGGGTGGCCAAGGTGATCAACAGCATGGTGTGGGTGGTGTCCTTTCTGGTGGTGCTGCCCGTGACCATCTACTCAGGCGTACAGGACAAGTTCAAGTCCTGCAACATGAGCTGGCCTGATCCCCAGAAAGTGTGGTCCGCAGCCTTCATCCTCTACACGGCAATCTTGGGCTTCTTCACCCCGCTGCTCATCATCTGCGTTTGCTACCTTCTCATCCTCCTTAAG GTGCGGTCTGCGGGGGCGCGGGCCGGCCTGACCAAACGCAGGCGCTCTGAACGCAAGGTCACACGCATGGTGGTGATCATtgtggtggtgtttgtgttCTGCTGGCTCCCATTCTTCATCACCAACATAGTGAACTTGGTGGTCCCCATCCCCGAGACCAGCCTGATGGCGGGGGTCTACTTCTTCCAGGTCACCCTCACCTACGTCAACTCCTGCGCTAATCCCTTGCTCTACGGCTTCCTGTCCGACAACTTCAAGCAGAGCTTCCGAAAGGTCCTCTGCATCCACAAGGCTAACGGTGTGGGTTCTTTGGACACCAGTCGACCTCGCACTGAGCCTCTCTTCATGTCCAGGGACCATACCCAGGGGTTTAATGGCCACATGCAGATGAATCAG TGTGTCCAATTAAACACTTGCAACACTGTGAAGACCGAGCTGTTGCCCTTGGAAAGCCCAGTGATCGGCCAGTCTACTCTATGA
- the LOC134011875 gene encoding myeloid-associated differentiation marker-like, whose amino-acid sequence MVTLNLRSLTQPVGVLRILEVVLTCISFSLVASVGHNSSSYWAWSMFTWCFCCFFTLFILIMEFTSLNAKVPISWDDFTTAFAMLATLMCLAASVIYPTFFTCPTCSRQIAATVVSLLCFGAYVGEVALTRFRAGEVSGFLSTVPGLLKILETFVACIIFTSLDPGQYHSPGLQWCVAAYSLCFIFALLIILLTIGQLLSILPFGFEKMVIVYNGLAAFMYLTATVIWPLYSFENNPRPSPCVGRPCLWDNLVVVSFMTAINTAVYIMDTVYSVNVVFFTPIE is encoded by the coding sequence ATGGTAACCCTGAACCTAAGGTCCCTCACCCAACCGGTGGGTGTGTTGCGGattctggaggtggtgctcaccTGCATCTCCTTCAGCCTGGTGGCCTCGGTGGGCCACAACAGCAGCTCCTACTGGGCCTGGAGCATGTTCACCTGGTGCTTCTGCTGCTTCTTCaccctcttcatcctcatcatgGAGTTCACCAGCCTCAACGCCAAGGTTCCCATCTCCTGGGACGACTTCACCACCGCCTTCGCCATGCTCGCCACGCTCATGTGTCTGGCCGCCTCCGTCATCTACCCCACCTTCTTCACCTGTCCCACCTGCTCCCGCCAGATCGCCGCGACCGTCGTCTCGTTGCTCTGCTTCGGCGCCTACGTCGGAGAAGTGGCgttgacccgcttccgggctgGCGAGGTCAGCGGGTTCCTGTCCACAGTCCCGGGCCTGCTGAAGATCCTGGAGACCTTCGTGGCGTGCATCATCTTCACCTCCCTAGACCCAGGACAGTATCACTCCCCCGGACTCCAGTGGTGCGTGGCCGCGTACTCCCTCTGCTTCATCTTTgccctcctcatcatcctcctcaccaTTGGCCAGCTCCTCTCCATCTTACCGTTCGGCTTTGAGAAGATGGTCATCGTCTACAACGGGCTGGCGGCATTTATGTACCTGACGGCCACGGTCATCTGGCCTCTGTACAGCTTTGAGAACAACCCACGGCCCAGCCCTTGCGTTGGACGGCCTTGCCTGTGGGACAACCTGGTTGTGGTGTCCTTCATGACTGCCATCAATACTGCCGTCTATATCATGGACACTGTCTATTCTGTTAACGTGGTCTTCTTTACACCGATTGAGTGA
- the LOC134037741 gene encoding myeloid-associated differentiation marker-like — translation MVTLDVRTLTVPVGALRMLEVVLTCISFSLVASVGHNSSSYWAWSMFTWCFCCFFTLFILIMEFTSLNAKVPISWDDFTTAFAMLATLMVLAASIIYPTFFSCSNCGKAIGATVTSCIAFILYAVEVGLTRAKPGEISGFLSTVPGLLKVLEAFVACIIFISLDSGFSRFPGLQWCVAVYSLCFIFALLIILFTICRVLALVPIPLDKVLTGYNVLAVLMYMTAVVIWPLYSFQNNSRPPNCNHCSWDNQVVVSFMTCVNLIVYIVDTIYSVKLVFFLTPV, via the exons ATGGTGACCCTTGACGTGCGGACCCTGACGGTGCCGGTGGGTGCGTTGCGgatgctggaggtggtgctcaccTGCATCTCCTTCAGCCTGGTGGCCTCGGTGGGCCACAACAGCAGCTCCTACTGGGCCTGGAGCATGTTCACCTGGTGCTTCTGCTGCTTCTTCaccctcttcatcctcatcatgGAGTTCACCAGCCTCAACGCCAAGGTGCCCATCTCCTGGGACGACTTCACCACCGCCTTCGCCATGCTCGCCACACTCATG GTATTGGCAGCCTCCATTATCTACCCCACTTTCTTCTCCTGCTCAAACTGTGGAAAGGCGATTGGCGCCACAGTCACTTCCTGTATCGCCTTTATCCTGTATGCCGTGGAAGTGGGCCTGACCCGCGCCAAGCCTGGCGAGATCAGTGGCTTCCTGTCCACCGTCCCAGGCCTGCTGAAGGTTCTAGAAGCCTTTGTGGCGTGCATCATCTTCATCTCGCTGGACTCTGGATTCTCCAGGTTTCCCGGTCTCCAGTGGTGCGTGGCCGTCTACTCCCTGTGCTTCATATTCgccctcctcatcatcctcttcaCCATCTGCCGTGTCCTGGCCCTCGTTCCCATCCCCCTGGACAAGGTGTTGACCGGCTACAACGTGCTGGCGGTCTTGATGTATATGACTGCTGTGGTCATATGGCCCCTCTACAGCTTTCAGAACAACAGCAGGCCCCCCAACTGCAACCACTGCAGCTGGGACAACCAGGTGGTGGTCTCCTTCATGACCTGTGTCAACCTCATTGTCTACATCGTGGACACAATCTACTCTGTCAAGCTGGTCTTCTTCCTCACTCCAGTGTAG